Proteins encoded together in one Bos indicus isolate NIAB-ARS_2022 breed Sahiwal x Tharparkar chromosome 3, NIAB-ARS_B.indTharparkar_mat_pri_1.0, whole genome shotgun sequence window:
- the LRRC71 gene encoding leucine-rich repeat-containing protein 71 isoform X3: MSGEASAPPATSPRAPRPGIQKSSGAVTKKGDRGAKEKPATVLPPVGEEEPKNPEEYQCTGILEVDFAELCTRWGYTDFPKVVTRPRPQPTFAPSASTSEKPTVDDQRLSGSCSLNSLESKYVFFRPTIQVELEPEDKSVKEIYIRGWKVEERILGIFSKCLPSLSQLQAINLWKVGLTDKTLTTFIALLPLCSSTLRKVSLEGNPLPEQSYHKLMAADSTIAHLSLRNNNIDDHGAQLLGQALSTLHSCNRTLVSLNLGFNHIGDEGAGYIADGLRLNRSLLWLSLAHNRIQDKGALKLAEVLRPFELTHIEVVERRRLLLEKGSQERSRSPSTSRHGDSKTERDKNQLMGVSSFALVEKDKTQTVKTPKGLGKKKEKSGEVVKKEEKSGPGQSPTQGTPKKEDSAKAGKGKVTIPEQKLSKGKGAKTGSKEKRSILMESEVGWEKWGGEHVPGVQAPSPSWDGVSSPVLWQQPLHLACALGPACFLSQPGLAGVTELSAPRLLLEAPFLILASTQSAPQMPSVSLQHTHSCSHSCRGDRALWPCQQLSGGQGVFLIVALPSRCAQQL; the protein is encoded by the exons AAGAGTACCAGTGCACTGGCATCCTCGAGGTAGATTTCGCTGAGCTCTGCACGCGGTGGGGCTACACGGACTTCCCTAAAGTGGTCACCCGACCCCGCCCGCAGCCGACCTTCGCCCCCTCGGCCTCTACGTCGGAAAAGCCCACAGTAG ATGATCAGCGGTTGTCGGGGTCCTGCAGCCTCAACAGCCTGGAGAGCAAATACGTGTTCTTCCGGCCCACCATCCAGGTGGAGCTGGAGCCCGAGGACAAGTCGGTGAAGGAAATCTACATTCGCG GTTGGAAGGTTGAGGAGCGGATCCTGGGTATCTTCTCGAAGTGTCTGCCCTCCCTCAGCCAGCTGCAGGCCATCAA CTTGTGGAAAGTGGGGCTGACTGATAAGACCCTGACTACCTTCATCgccctcctgcctctctgctcaTCCACGCTCAG GAAGGTGTCTCTGGAGGGGAACCCACTGCCGGAGCAGTCCTACCACAAGCTCATGGCAGCAGACAGCAC GATCGCGCATTTGTCTCTGCGGAACAACAACATCGACGACCACGGGGCGCAGCTCTTGGGTCAGGCTCTGTCTACGCTGCACAGCTGCAACCGGACCCTGGTCTCGCTCAACCTGGGCTTCAACCACATCGGGGACGAGGGCGCGGGCTACATCGCGGAT GGCCTCCGGCTCAATCGCTCCTTGCTCTGGCTGTCCCTGGCCCACAACCGCATCCAGGACAAGGGCGCCCTGAAGCTGGCTGAG GTCCTGCGCCCCTTCGAGCTGACACATATCGAGGTGGTGGAGCGCCGGCGCCTCCTGCTGGAGAAAGGTTCGCAGGAGCGCTCGCGATCG CCTTCCACCTCTCGGCACGGGGACTCCAAAACAGAGCGTGACAAGAATCAGCTGATGGGGGTCAGCAGTTTTGCATTGGTGGAGAAGGACAAGACGCAGACAGTGAAGACACCCAAGGGTCTGGGCAAGAAAAAGGAGAAGTCGGGG GAAGTggtgaagaaagaggagaagtcAGGGCCTGGGCAGTCACCTACACAAGGAACCCCTAAGAAAGAAGACTCCGCAAAGGCAGGCAAGGGGA AGGTAACCATCCCTGAGCAGAAACTAAGCAAGGGAAAGGGGGCCAAGACTGGGAGCAAAGAGAAGCGCAGCATCCTCATGGAGTCTGAGGTAGGCTGGGAGAAGTGGGGTGGGGAGCACGTCCCTggggtccaggcccccagcccctcctgggatGGAGTCTCCAGTCCTGTCCTGTGGCAGCAGCCACTTCACCTGGCGTGTGCCCTCGGTCCGGCCTGCTTCCTATCCCAGCCTGGGCTTGCAGGGGTAACAGAGCTCAGTGCCCCTCGCCTTCTATTAGAAGCCCCATTTTTGATCCTTGCCTCCACTCAGTCTGCTCCCCAAATGCCATCTGTTAGTCTCCAGCACACTCACAGTTGCTCGCACAGTTGCAGAGGGGACAGAGCCCTTTGGCCCTGCCAGCAGCTCTCCGGGGGGCAGGGTGTTTTCCTGATCGTGGCACTGCCCTCACGCTGTGCACAGCAACTTTAG